Proteins from a single region of Paraburkholderia sp. ZP32-5:
- a CDS encoding alpha/beta fold hydrolase translates to MIDTIRRHVRGPAGDIAIYTQGAPDAPVVVMAHSILSSSMMWEAQAALLAARGWRVICADTRGHGASQAEASAWTMDDLAADTIAVLDALAIERAHYVGLSLGGMSGFGLGIRHADRLLSLCLCDARADAPAAFAAPWDERIELARRDGCGALAVSTTERWFGKPFVEAHPEIAARFRSTAAATSTDGFIGCARAIQKLDYLRDVTCIDVPTTLIVGANDAALPQAMEQLSTLIPEARLDVIANAGHLPNIDQPDAFNDALLRHLQRTNFHPSISGPTP, encoded by the coding sequence ATGATCGACACAATCCGCCGCCATGTGCGCGGCCCGGCCGGCGACATCGCGATCTATACGCAGGGCGCGCCGGATGCACCGGTCGTCGTCATGGCGCATTCGATCCTGTCGTCGAGCATGATGTGGGAAGCGCAGGCGGCCTTGCTGGCCGCGCGCGGCTGGCGCGTGATCTGCGCGGATACGCGCGGACACGGCGCGTCCCAGGCCGAAGCGTCAGCATGGACGATGGACGATCTCGCCGCCGATACGATCGCCGTGCTCGACGCGCTCGCGATAGAACGCGCGCATTACGTCGGCCTGTCACTCGGCGGGATGAGCGGCTTCGGCCTGGGCATTCGTCACGCGGACCGGCTGCTGAGCCTGTGTCTATGCGATGCACGCGCCGATGCGCCCGCTGCGTTCGCGGCACCGTGGGACGAGCGCATCGAACTCGCGCGGCGCGATGGATGCGGCGCGCTCGCGGTCTCGACGACCGAACGCTGGTTCGGCAAGCCGTTCGTCGAGGCCCATCCCGAGATCGCCGCACGCTTTCGCAGCACCGCCGCCGCGACCTCGACGGACGGTTTTATCGGCTGCGCGCGTGCGATCCAGAAGCTCGACTACCTTCGCGACGTCACGTGTATCGACGTGCCGACGACGCTGATCGTCGGCGCCAACGACGCCGCGTTGCCCCAGGCGATGGAGCAGCTCAGCACGCTGATTCCCGAAGCACGGCTCGACGTGATCGCCAACGCAGGCCATCTGCCCAATATCGACCAACCGGATGCCTTCAACGACGCGCTGCTGCGGCATCTGCAACGCACAAACTTTCACCCCTCAATCTCAGGACCCACACCATGA
- a CDS encoding xanthine dehydrogenase family protein molybdopterin-binding subunit, whose translation MSDVKNFRYIGKHRRAVEHRRFVVGKGRYAADVQLPGLLHVAIVASPYASARIVSIDTSAALALPGVHAALTGEELNAATDPMLPGVDAPQVTRFPLAQGVVRYAGEWVVAVVADTRALAEDASELVMVEYEATPHVIDPETATRDSAPLVHPAHGSNVIFQRKFVWGSVDEHFHRAAHQLSYRVRWARSSTVPIETFVVTGAWNDATQILDVWASIQMPKFPDLLAKSLRLPGNGVRVHFDVDVGGSYGVKRGLKHSILVGYLSRKLGRPVRFLEDRLENMRGGDMQGPDRIFDVTLAFDNDGTIRSMRMRALDDIGAYSGRSPLQLGKPVGAIVGPYRIASVEYEAISVMTNKTPQEAVRGFGQAPTNYAIETGIDKVARFLGMDRVALRRKNLIGKDEFPYLIPSGTHYDSGDYATVFGKALDAAPFDRLVEQRDALRAQGLLAGIGVSTCLEPSGGNSSFEPLFNPKNETTTWMDSCLVRIDLGGTVTALMGTSTSGQAHETLVSTVVGEVLLREPDSIRVLHADSLNALPSNSPVGSRMAIMLGGAAAGAAKKLRAKLLRIAAYNLKADEAQLTYDEGCIAVRDNPERRITWAQLVEIAHRKYHCMPEGMEPGLQEKFVWEVPTGGKMPTDDGRVQMYPCHSFESHVILASIDRETGKVAIHRYVCGHDCGVMISPDVVHGMTYGGIAHGLGAALMEKFAFSDDGQLLSGTFMDYLLPSAQEVPSVTIVDHCTPSPLTEFGQKGSGEAGYLGSPAAIASAINDALAPLGASIDYLPMTPQAIWRALGAATLTEETPA comes from the coding sequence ATGTCTGACGTCAAGAATTTCAGGTATATCGGCAAGCATCGGCGCGCGGTCGAACATCGCCGCTTCGTGGTAGGCAAGGGGCGTTATGCGGCCGACGTTCAGTTGCCTGGTCTGCTGCATGTCGCGATCGTCGCGAGTCCGTATGCAAGCGCGCGCATCGTGTCGATCGATACGTCCGCCGCGCTCGCGCTGCCCGGCGTGCATGCGGCCCTGACCGGTGAAGAGCTCAACGCGGCCACCGATCCGATGCTGCCGGGCGTCGACGCGCCGCAAGTGACGCGCTTCCCACTCGCCCAAGGTGTCGTGCGCTACGCGGGCGAATGGGTCGTCGCAGTGGTTGCCGACACACGCGCGCTCGCCGAGGACGCGAGCGAACTCGTGATGGTCGAATACGAAGCGACCCCGCACGTGATCGACCCCGAAACCGCGACTCGCGACTCCGCGCCGCTCGTGCATCCGGCGCACGGCTCCAACGTGATTTTCCAGCGCAAGTTCGTGTGGGGCAGCGTCGACGAGCACTTCCACCGCGCCGCCCATCAACTGTCGTACCGGGTGCGCTGGGCGCGCAGTTCGACCGTGCCGATCGAAACGTTCGTCGTGACCGGCGCATGGAACGACGCGACGCAAATTCTCGATGTATGGGCATCGATCCAGATGCCCAAATTCCCCGACCTGCTCGCGAAAAGTCTGCGGCTGCCCGGCAATGGCGTGCGTGTGCATTTCGACGTCGACGTGGGCGGCAGCTACGGCGTGAAGCGCGGCCTCAAGCATTCGATTCTGGTCGGCTATCTGAGCCGCAAGCTCGGCCGTCCGGTGCGCTTCCTCGAAGACCGCCTCGAAAACATGCGCGGCGGCGACATGCAAGGCCCAGACCGGATCTTCGACGTGACGCTCGCATTCGACAACGACGGCACGATCCGTTCGATGCGCATGCGCGCGCTCGACGACATCGGTGCCTATTCGGGCCGCTCGCCGCTGCAGCTCGGCAAGCCGGTCGGCGCGATCGTCGGACCGTACCGGATTGCCAGCGTCGAGTACGAAGCGATCTCGGTAATGACCAACAAGACGCCGCAGGAAGCGGTGCGCGGCTTCGGCCAGGCGCCAACCAACTACGCGATCGAAACCGGCATCGACAAGGTCGCGCGCTTTCTCGGCATGGACCGCGTCGCGTTGCGCAGAAAGAATCTGATCGGCAAGGACGAGTTTCCGTATCTGATTCCGAGCGGCACGCACTACGACTCCGGCGACTACGCGACGGTATTCGGCAAGGCGCTCGACGCCGCGCCGTTCGACCGTCTCGTCGAACAGCGCGATGCGTTGCGCGCACAGGGGCTGCTCGCCGGCATCGGCGTGTCGACCTGTCTCGAACCGTCGGGCGGCAATTCTTCATTCGAGCCGCTGTTCAATCCAAAGAACGAAACCACAACGTGGATGGATTCGTGTCTCGTGCGTATCGATCTGGGCGGCACCGTCACCGCGCTGATGGGCACGTCCACGTCCGGACAGGCGCATGAAACGCTGGTGTCGACGGTAGTCGGCGAAGTACTGCTGCGCGAACCCGACAGCATTCGCGTGCTGCACGCGGACTCGCTGAACGCGCTGCCGTCCAATAGCCCGGTGGGCAGCCGGATGGCGATCATGCTCGGCGGCGCGGCCGCCGGCGCCGCGAAAAAGCTGCGCGCCAAGCTGCTGCGAATCGCCGCGTACAACCTCAAAGCGGACGAAGCGCAGCTCACCTATGACGAAGGCTGCATCGCGGTGCGCGACAACCCTGAGCGACGCATCACGTGGGCGCAACTGGTCGAGATCGCACATCGCAAGTATCACTGCATGCCCGAGGGCATGGAGCCGGGCCTGCAGGAGAAGTTCGTCTGGGAAGTGCCGACCGGCGGCAAGATGCCGACCGACGACGGCCGCGTGCAGATGTATCCGTGCCATTCGTTCGAGTCTCACGTGATTCTCGCGAGCATCGACCGCGAGACCGGCAAGGTGGCGATTCACCGCTATGTGTGCGGCCACGATTGCGGCGTGATGATCAGCCCCGACGTCGTGCACGGCATGACCTATGGCGGCATCGCGCATGGTCTCGGCGCCGCGCTGATGGAGAAATTCGCGTTCTCCGACGATGGCCAGCTGCTGTCGGGCACTTTCATGGACTACCTTTTGCCGAGCGCGCAGGAAGTGCCGTCGGTGACGATCGTCGATCACTGCACGCCGTCGCCGCTGACCGAGTTCGGTCAGAAGGGCTCGGGCGAAGCGGGCTATCTCGGCAGCCCGGCTGCCATTGCGAGTGCGATCAACGACGCGCTCGCGCCGCTCGGCGCATCGATCGACTATCTGCCGATGACGCCGCAAGCAATCTGGCGCGCGCTCGGCGCGGCCACCCTGACCGAGGAGACACCCGCATGA
- a CDS encoding (2Fe-2S)-binding protein: MSNTLVPVEIKVNGVIQPRMVEPRTTLVDFLREHLALTGTHVGCEHGICGACSVLLNGDPVRSCCMFAVQADGMSVTTVEGLAPERGTLTKIQDAFCETHALQCGYCTPGMLIACHALVARNPHPDEAQIRTAVDGNLCRCTGYQQIVDAVKLATREEGSVSQGAPHV, from the coding sequence ATGTCCAATACGCTCGTCCCTGTCGAGATCAAGGTCAACGGTGTGATCCAGCCGCGCATGGTGGAACCGCGCACGACGCTGGTCGATTTTCTGCGCGAACATCTGGCGCTGACCGGTACGCACGTCGGCTGCGAACACGGTATTTGCGGCGCCTGCTCGGTGCTGCTCAACGGCGACCCCGTGCGCTCGTGCTGCATGTTCGCGGTGCAAGCCGACGGCATGTCGGTCACGACCGTCGAAGGTCTCGCGCCCGAACGCGGCACGCTCACGAAGATTCAGGATGCGTTCTGCGAAACGCACGCGTTGCAATGCGGCTATTGCACGCCGGGCATGCTGATCGCGTGCCATGCGCTGGTCGCGCGGAATCCGCATCCGGACGAAGCGCAGATTCGTACCGCGGTCGACGGCAACCTGTGCCGTTGCACCGGCTATCAGCAGATCGTCGACGCCGTGAAACTCGCCACGCGCGAAGAAGGCAGCGTTTCGCAAGGAGCGCCGCATGTCTGA
- a CDS encoding FAD binding domain-containing protein, with the protein MKAAPFDYVRAQSVDHTVSLLAQHGLDAKPIAGGQSLVPMMAMRLARPTVLIDINWLDELKHVEIGDESVLMGAATRQRDIEDDYALHAALPLVRDALQWVGHVQTRNRGTVGGSLVHADPSAELPLAATILGATLHVRSEADGERRIDAPEFFMGPMFTALGETECLVDIEWPVWQGPGVVTAFEETAMRHGDFAMAAAACQMQFDQDGICVRAALGLGGVDGTPLAFPELAAQLLGQRIDARTARDVAHAAVAQTSPGSDLHASSDYRRHLGTVMLTRVLTHAASRAGR; encoded by the coding sequence ATGAAAGCGGCTCCCTTCGACTACGTCCGCGCGCAAAGCGTCGATCACACGGTCAGCCTGCTCGCGCAACACGGCCTCGACGCCAAACCGATCGCCGGCGGCCAGAGCCTCGTGCCGATGATGGCGATGCGGCTCGCGCGTCCGACCGTACTGATCGACATCAACTGGCTCGACGAACTGAAGCACGTCGAGATCGGTGACGAAAGCGTTCTGATGGGCGCGGCGACGCGTCAACGCGATATCGAAGACGACTACGCGCTGCATGCGGCACTGCCGCTCGTGCGCGACGCGCTGCAATGGGTCGGCCATGTGCAGACGCGCAACCGCGGCACTGTCGGCGGCAGTCTCGTGCATGCGGATCCGTCCGCCGAATTGCCGCTCGCGGCGACGATCCTCGGCGCGACGCTGCATGTACGCAGCGAAGCCGACGGCGAACGCCGGATCGACGCGCCGGAATTCTTCATGGGCCCGATGTTTACCGCGCTCGGCGAAACCGAATGTCTCGTCGATATCGAATGGCCCGTGTGGCAGGGCCCCGGCGTCGTTACCGCATTCGAAGAGACCGCGATGCGCCACGGCGATTTCGCGATGGCCGCGGCCGCCTGTCAGATGCAGTTCGATCAGGACGGCATCTGCGTGCGCGCGGCGCTCGGTCTCGGCGGCGTCGACGGCACGCCGCTCGCGTTTCCGGAGCTGGCGGCGCAACTGCTCGGCCAGCGCATCGACGCACGCACCGCGCGCGACGTCGCGCACGCCGCCGTCGCACAGACATCACCGGGTTCGGACCTGCACGCGAGCAGCGACTACCGGCGCCATCTCGGCACCGTGATGCTGACCCGCGTGCTCACGCACGCGGCGAGCCGCGCCGGCCGCTGA
- a CDS encoding LysR substrate-binding domain-containing protein translates to MTRKLPPLNAVRAFEAAGRHVSFTKAAAELSVTHGAVSRQVALLESWLGTPLFRRTASQLLLTDAGRSYLGEATAVMDRLAVASMHLLDQATPTALTVNAPPTFTMRWLIARMSGFQRKRPDVEIRLTTSLAPINFQEHAYDIAIRGAHEPIQGCVSLPFMTEVIVPLCHSDLLEGGRLREPEDLAGQTLINYVTEPYAWSDWLSQAGVPDLKPVGQLKFEQMYFALQAAAEGLGVVLVPLFLAIDEIIAGRLCTPFGSRAAWYRTYFAYSSCSNPVIESFYDWLLKEGRDTEKSICTWAESAGWAERPTRR, encoded by the coding sequence ATGACTAGAAAACTCCCCCCGCTGAACGCGGTCCGCGCTTTTGAAGCAGCGGGCCGGCATGTGAGCTTTACAAAAGCCGCGGCGGAACTCAGCGTCACGCACGGGGCCGTGAGCCGCCAGGTTGCGCTGCTCGAAAGCTGGCTCGGTACACCGCTGTTTCGCCGCACCGCATCTCAGCTGCTGCTGACGGACGCGGGGCGCTCGTATCTCGGCGAAGCGACCGCGGTGATGGACCGGCTCGCGGTTGCGTCGATGCATCTGCTCGATCAGGCCACGCCGACCGCGCTGACCGTCAATGCGCCGCCCACGTTTACGATGCGCTGGCTGATCGCGCGCATGTCCGGGTTTCAGCGCAAGCGTCCGGACGTCGAGATTCGTCTGACCACGTCGCTCGCGCCGATCAACTTCCAGGAGCACGCGTACGACATCGCCATTCGCGGCGCGCACGAGCCGATTCAGGGTTGCGTGTCGCTGCCGTTCATGACCGAGGTCATCGTGCCTTTATGTCACAGCGATCTGCTCGAAGGCGGCCGTTTGCGCGAGCCCGAAGACCTCGCGGGGCAGACGCTGATCAACTACGTGACGGAGCCTTATGCGTGGAGCGACTGGCTGTCGCAAGCCGGCGTGCCCGATCTGAAGCCGGTCGGGCAACTCAAATTCGAGCAGATGTATTTCGCGCTGCAGGCCGCCGCGGAAGGGCTCGGCGTCGTGCTGGTGCCGCTCTTTCTCGCCATCGATGAAATCATCGCCGGCCGTCTGTGCACGCCGTTCGGCTCGCGGGCCGCGTGGTATCGCACGTATTTCGCGTATTCGAGCTGCTCCAATCCGGTCATCGAAAGCTTCTACGACTGGTTGCTGAAGGAGGGGCGCGATACCGAGAAATCCATCTGCACATGGGCCGAATCGGCCGGCTGGGCCGAACGGCCCACTCGGCGATAA
- a CDS encoding ABC transporter substrate-binding protein, with protein MTTIRRRTGARIALSGLLASVLVLSGGAYAQNTAAPAHIDMVVFGQPSLGAFLQPVIKARKFDLQNGIDLHFSERTPDAYVLEFNSGEFQVGGSAALLSIGVARTKGIKVSYLFNLFDYFGAVVSSRPGIRSAKDLPGKQLVAATATTNYAMFRWLMQRSAVPLDKVTVQNTATPGLIGYALADRSDAVQLWEPAYSQLLARKPDLHTIDLNVATQWKAFSDAPSIPYLGVAAHDDWIAKNPTLVKELYKTFKDASVWVQQNPKEAAALIAPSLSGSDPAVVEKMIVSNRTLAMDVMPAEKARKGIEAVYKAGLQSGYFKQPVDDASIYPTPLD; from the coding sequence ATGACAACGATCAGACGCCGGACCGGCGCGCGCATCGCGCTATCCGGTCTGCTTGCCAGCGTGCTTGTGCTGTCGGGCGGCGCTTACGCGCAGAACACCGCGGCGCCGGCCCATATCGACATGGTCGTGTTCGGCCAGCCCTCTCTCGGCGCGTTTCTTCAGCCCGTCATCAAAGCCCGCAAGTTCGACCTGCAAAACGGTATCGATCTGCACTTCTCCGAACGCACGCCCGATGCGTACGTGCTCGAATTCAATTCCGGCGAGTTCCAGGTGGGCGGCAGCGCGGCGCTGCTGTCGATCGGTGTCGCGCGCACGAAGGGCATCAAGGTTTCCTATCTGTTCAACCTGTTCGACTACTTTGGCGCGGTGGTCAGCAGCCGTCCCGGGATCCGGTCGGCTAAAGATCTGCCAGGCAAGCAACTGGTTGCGGCCACCGCCACCACCAATTACGCGATGTTCCGCTGGCTGATGCAGCGCAGCGCTGTACCGCTCGACAAGGTCACGGTGCAGAACACCGCGACGCCTGGTCTCATCGGTTATGCGCTGGCCGACCGCAGCGATGCGGTGCAACTGTGGGAGCCCGCGTATTCGCAACTGCTCGCGCGCAAGCCCGATCTGCACACGATCGATCTGAACGTCGCGACGCAATGGAAAGCGTTCAGTGACGCGCCGTCGATTCCATATCTCGGCGTCGCCGCGCACGACGACTGGATCGCGAAGAATCCGACGCTCGTGAAGGAGCTCTACAAGACCTTCAAGGACGCGAGCGTGTGGGTGCAGCAGAACCCGAAGGAAGCCGCGGCGTTGATCGCACCGTCGCTGTCCGGTTCGGACCCTGCCGTGGTCGAGAAGATGATCGTGTCGAACCGCACGCTTGCGATGGACGTGATGCCGGCGGAGAAAGCACGCAAGGGCATCGAGGCCGTCTACAAGGCGGGGCTGCAAAGCGGCTATTTCAAGCAGCCCGTCGACGACGCGTCGATCTATCCCACGCCGCTCGATTGA
- a CDS encoding ABC transporter permease, giving the protein MPLKKETLIALLVLVGAWQLAATWLPPFLFPSVKLIGGHLGTIFTSENYLSSAIATSLRILGGMAGAFVIGGMLGLLMGRVNWMERYFYPLLTFNQGIPALSWVVFSIIWFKTNELRIWFIIVMTTLPAFAFQIHDSYRAMSKELVEMSLSFRPGKWDLFRTLVWPSVLPGIFTAWKVNLGNVSRVVVVAELVGATSGVGYQLLEQQQQFDMAGALAWTLVLVLFVTVSQKIVTLVEDFCLRYRPASERSV; this is encoded by the coding sequence ATGCCTTTGAAAAAAGAAACGCTGATCGCGCTGCTGGTGCTGGTCGGCGCATGGCAACTCGCGGCCACGTGGCTGCCGCCTTTCCTGTTTCCTTCGGTGAAGCTGATCGGCGGTCATCTCGGCACGATCTTCACCAGCGAGAACTATCTGTCGAGCGCTATAGCAACGTCGCTGCGCATTCTCGGCGGCATGGCGGGCGCGTTCGTGATCGGCGGCATGCTCGGCCTGTTGATGGGGCGCGTGAACTGGATGGAGCGCTATTTTTATCCGCTGCTCACGTTCAATCAGGGCATTCCCGCGCTGTCGTGGGTCGTGTTCTCGATCATCTGGTTCAAGACGAACGAATTGCGCATCTGGTTCATCATCGTGATGACCACGCTGCCGGCCTTCGCATTCCAGATTCACGACTCGTATCGCGCGATGTCGAAGGAACTCGTCGAGATGTCGCTATCGTTTCGCCCCGGCAAATGGGATCTGTTCCGCACGCTGGTATGGCCGAGTGTGTTGCCGGGCATCTTCACCGCATGGAAGGTGAATCTCGGCAACGTGTCGCGCGTCGTCGTGGTGGCCGAACTGGTTGGCGCGACGAGCGGCGTCGGTTATCAACTTCTCGAACAGCAGCAGCAATTCGATATGGCCGGCGCGCTCGCCTGGACGCTCGTGCTGGTGTTGTTCGTCACCGTCTCGCAGAAGATCGTCACGCTGGTCGAGGACTTCTGCCTTCGTTATCGCCCGGCATCGGAGCGTTCGGTATGA
- a CDS encoding ABC transporter ATP-binding protein, whose amino-acid sequence MSIVKFTQVAKRFDRVKGADRNSEPGFAVQDLTFSIEAGELVAVVGKTGCGKSTMFNLLIGLISPSTGSVTVLDKDPFEQFDALGGRVGVVFQSDRLLPWHTALANVAYGLELRKVDKATRLRTAAEWLKRLGLDAHADKYPHALSGGMRQRISIARAFATDPDILLCDEPFSALDEITGATLRNELRRLVKETHKTGVLVTHSIREAIDVGDRILVLRAPGHVAAEFHVPSMLAQVGEAQLKKLVLDAMGDNTPVPSDDASAGDGSTALLRSGAAG is encoded by the coding sequence ATGAGCATCGTTAAATTTACTCAGGTCGCAAAGCGCTTCGATCGCGTCAAAGGCGCGGACAGGAACAGCGAGCCCGGCTTCGCGGTGCAGGACCTCACGTTCAGTATCGAAGCGGGCGAGCTGGTCGCGGTGGTCGGCAAGACCGGTTGCGGCAAGTCGACGATGTTCAATCTGCTGATCGGTTTGATCTCGCCGTCGACGGGTTCGGTCACTGTGCTCGACAAAGACCCGTTCGAGCAGTTCGACGCGTTGGGCGGCAGGGTCGGCGTGGTGTTTCAGAGCGACCGTCTGCTGCCGTGGCATACGGCGCTTGCGAACGTTGCGTATGGGCTCGAACTGCGCAAGGTCGACAAGGCAACGCGCTTGCGCACCGCCGCCGAATGGCTCAAACGTCTCGGCCTCGACGCGCACGCGGACAAGTATCCGCATGCATTGTCGGGCGGCATGCGGCAACGCATCAGTATTGCGCGCGCGTTCGCGACGGACCCCGACATCCTGCTGTGCGACGAGCCGTTCAGCGCGCTCGACGAAATCACCGGCGCGACGCTGCGCAACGAACTGCGCCGTCTCGTGAAAGAAACGCACAAGACCGGCGTGCTGGTCACGCATTCGATCCGCGAGGCGATCGACGTTGGCGACCGCATTCTCGTGCTGCGCGCGCCGGGCCATGTCGCGGCCGAATTCCACGTGCCGTCGATGCTCGCGCAGGTCGGTGAAGCGCAGTTGAAAAAGCTCGTGCTCGACGCGATGGGGGATAACACGCCGGTGCCGTCCGATGACGCATCGGCGGGTGACGGTAGCACGGCTTTGCTGCGCTCCGGCGCGGCGGGATGA
- a CDS encoding porin produces the protein MKRNLCLTGVVSAISMAMLGTAHAQSSVTLYGVADAGVIYKTGAGPRGGSSTSVASGVESTDRWGLRGVEDLGGGLKATFNLENGFRINTGQGINGSQPATSSVLFDRGATVGLDSQQFGAVQLGRNWSSFHDSLATVDASGFINFGSLNTISYQNNSGYNGAQYYWIDNSVKYTLPKIAGLIGSVTYGLGGTAGDFSSKSVISARLGYHFGIATIDGAYFHGRDLTGVTDRTVAQAYTVGAKLIIDKWRLAANLANFKNPSNGASQNFYTAEAVYALAPQWSLSGAYIRLADRANSERDASLYRLVADYLLSKSTNVYAAVGYVKNNSLGTLGILNSTPAGGPGQNQFAAAVGIRHLF, from the coding sequence ATGAAAAGAAACCTGTGTCTGACGGGCGTTGTGTCCGCGATATCGATGGCGATGCTCGGCACCGCTCATGCGCAGTCCAGCGTGACGCTGTACGGCGTCGCCGATGCCGGTGTGATCTACAAAACCGGCGCGGGTCCACGGGGCGGCAGCAGCACGAGCGTCGCGTCGGGCGTCGAATCGACGGACCGTTGGGGCCTGCGCGGAGTCGAAGATCTGGGCGGCGGATTGAAGGCGACCTTCAATCTCGAGAACGGTTTTCGTATCAACACCGGGCAGGGCATCAACGGCAGCCAGCCGGCGACCTCGTCGGTACTGTTCGACCGTGGCGCCACGGTCGGGCTCGATAGCCAGCAGTTCGGCGCGGTGCAGTTGGGCCGCAACTGGTCGTCGTTTCACGACTCGCTCGCGACCGTCGATGCATCGGGCTTCATCAACTTCGGCTCACTGAACACGATTTCGTATCAGAACAACAGCGGCTATAACGGTGCGCAGTATTACTGGATCGACAACTCGGTCAAGTACACGTTGCCGAAGATCGCAGGGCTGATCGGCAGCGTGACCTATGGTCTCGGCGGCACGGCCGGCGACTTTTCGAGCAAGAGCGTGATCTCGGCGCGGCTCGGCTATCACTTCGGCATCGCCACGATCGATGGCGCCTATTTCCACGGCCGCGATCTGACCGGCGTGACCGATCGTACGGTTGCGCAGGCCTACACGGTCGGCGCGAAGCTGATCATCGACAAATGGCGTCTCGCCGCGAATCTGGCCAATTTCAAGAACCCGTCGAACGGCGCGAGCCAGAACTTCTATACCGCGGAAGCCGTGTATGCGCTGGCGCCCCAATGGAGCCTGAGCGGCGCGTATATTCGTCTCGCGGACCGCGCGAACAGCGAGCGTGATGCGAGCTTGTACCGGTTGGTGGCTGACTATCTGCTGTCGAAATCGACCAATGTCTATGCGGCGGTCGGCTATGTGAAGAACAATTCGCTCGGCACGCTCGGCATTCTGAATTCGACGCCGGCGGGTGGCCCGGGTCAGAACCAGTTCGCCGCGGCAGTGGGCATTCGCCATCTGTTCTGA
- a CDS encoding MFS transporter, whose product MNRQSINVTTAIEAAKTSPLQYTIVALCSLVLFGDGFDTQAMSYILPRLAKDWHIPGSALGPIFSSALIGLLVGYLIISSLSDRFGHKRVMILSTVFFGVCTLLTVKATSVPELIALRFLTGLGLGGAAPSAIALTGEYSAQRLRATFVLIIYCGFSLGFVAAGFAAASLLPHYGWTSLLWVGGAFPLLLAVVLALALPESVSFLVRRESRSRRLAAVMRRIDRNLPIDTDTRFVETRVDTKRAAIVSLFRDGRMAGTLLLWFVFFVNLSIFYLMQTWLPTIIGNLHYPIATVAWVTAMPTIAGTVCVVVVGPAMDRFGPYPVLTVLYIGSCGLLALAAAALSAPLWMLMVATFMAGFFVSGGQKGIIALAAIFYPAEIRSTGCGWALGVGRFGSIAGPAAAGMLFNAHWSAAEVFQAAGVVILFAGAAIYLMGRLCAPARRPLEDAASRTVA is encoded by the coding sequence TTGAACCGGCAATCGATTAACGTCACGACCGCGATTGAAGCAGCAAAAACGAGTCCCCTTCAATACACGATCGTCGCGTTGTGCAGCCTCGTGCTGTTCGGCGATGGCTTCGATACACAGGCGATGAGTTATATCCTGCCGCGCCTCGCGAAAGACTGGCACATCCCCGGCAGCGCACTGGGTCCGATCTTTTCTTCGGCGCTGATCGGGCTGCTGGTCGGCTATCTGATCATCTCGTCGCTATCCGACCGCTTCGGGCACAAGCGCGTGATGATTCTGTCGACGGTGTTCTTCGGTGTCTGCACGTTGCTCACGGTGAAGGCGACCAGCGTGCCCGAGCTGATCGCGTTGCGCTTTCTGACGGGACTCGGGCTCGGCGGCGCGGCGCCGAGCGCGATTGCGCTGACGGGCGAATACAGTGCGCAGCGTCTTCGCGCGACGTTCGTGCTGATCATCTATTGTGGCTTTTCGCTTGGCTTCGTCGCGGCCGGTTTCGCCGCGGCGTCGCTGTTGCCGCACTACGGCTGGACTTCACTGCTGTGGGTCGGCGGCGCGTTTCCGCTCTTGCTGGCCGTCGTTCTCGCCTTGGCGTTGCCCGAGTCGGTGAGCTTTCTCGTGCGCCGCGAGTCGCGTTCGAGGCGGCTTGCGGCGGTGATGCGTCGCATCGATCGCAACTTGCCGATCGATACCGATACACGCTTCGTCGAAACCCGGGTCGACACGAAACGCGCGGCGATCGTCAGCCTGTTTCGCGACGGACGGATGGCCGGCACGCTGCTGCTGTGGTTCGTGTTCTTCGTCAACCTGTCGATTTTCTATCTGATGCAGACGTGGTTGCCGACCATCATCGGCAATTTGCATTATCCGATCGCCACGGTGGCCTGGGTCACGGCGATGCCGACGATCGCGGGCACGGTTTGCGTGGTGGTGGTCGGTCCGGCGATGGACCGCTTCGGTCCGTATCCGGTGCTGACGGTGCTGTATATCGGCTCGTGCGGATTGCTTGCGCTGGCGGCCGCGGCCTTGTCCGCGCCGCTCTGGATGCTGATGGTGGCGACCTTCATGGCGGGCTTCTTCGTCAGTGGCGGGCAAAAAGGCATCATTGCGCTCGCGGCGATCTTCTATCCGGCCGAGATCCGCTCGACGGGATGCGGCTGGGCACTCGGGGTCGGGCGTTTCGGCAGCATCGCCGGACCGGCGGCCGCCGGCATGCTGTTCAACGCGCACTGGAGCGCGGCCGAGGTGTTCCAGGCCGCGGGCGTCGTGATCCTGTTCGCGGGCGCGGCCATTTATCTGATGGGACGTCTGTGTGCGCCGGCGCGACGGCCGCTCGAGGACGCGGCTTCGCGTACGGTCGCGTAG